In Nicotiana tabacum cultivar K326 chromosome 2, ASM71507v2, whole genome shotgun sequence, the following proteins share a genomic window:
- the LOC142167691 gene encoding protein trichome birefringence-like 43, whose amino-acid sequence MAVCYSVSAIAIVSTFLTIFSLSLFLNSKTKIFNKDISILGTNGCDIYKGSWVFDDSYPLYNSSTCPFIEESWDCQKNGRPDKDYLKYRWQPYGCNLPRFNGTEFLLKYKGKRIMFVGDSLGQNQWHSLACLLHASQPQAKYIMDKIGRHYTFTIPDYNIWLLFLGNPLIVDIITEKGSRVLKIDSISSENVWKQMDVLVFNTWHWWNRTGINKQTWNSIQDGNTTYKDMNRLELYKKALNTWAKWADSNLNSTKTRVFFQGVSPDHEKCEGKTRPVQSPGNLFPGEIEVENVLKTMSKLYVRLINITRLSQYRADGHQSIYSYKMDCLHWCLPGVPDAWNQLLYHHLVS is encoded by the exons ATGGCCGTTTGTTATTCTGTATCTGCCATTGCCATTGTATCAACTTTTTTAACCATCTTTTCACTTTCCCTTTTCTTGAATTCGAAAACCAAGATCTTCAATAAAGATATAAGCATATTAGGAACAAACGGATGCGATATTTACAAAGGAAGTTGGGTTTTTGATGATTCATATCCACTCTATAATTCATCAACTTGTCCCTTTATTGAGGAATCATGGGATTGCCAAAAGAATGGACGCCCTGATAAAGATTACCTAAAATATAGATGGCAGCCCTATGGATGTAATTTGCCAAG ATTTAATGGAACAGAATTCTTGTTAAAATACAAAGGAAAGCGCATCATGTTTGTTGGAGATTCACTTGGTCAAAATCAATGGCATTCACTTGCGTGCCTGCTTCATGCATCACAACCACAAGCCAAGTATATTATGGATAAAATTGGAAGGCATTATACATTCACCATCCCG GATTACAATATTTGGTTATTGTTTCTTGGGAATCCTCTCATTGTTGACATTATCACGGAAAAGGGCTCAAGAGTACTGAAGATTGATTCAATCAGTTCGGAAAATGTCTGGAAACAAATGGATGTTTTGGTGTTTAATACATGGCATTGGTGGAATCGCACAGGGATTAATAAACAAAC TTGGAATAGCATTCAAGATGGGAATACTACGTACAAAGATATGAACAGATTAGAACTTTACAAAAAAGCACTAAATACATGGGCAAAATGGGCTGATTCTAATCTTAACTCCACAAAAACAAGAGTCTTCTTTCAAGGAGTTTCTCCTGACCATGAGAA ATGTGAAGGAAAAACAAGACCAGTGCAAAGTCCAGGAAATTTGTTTCCAGGAGAAATAGAAGTAGAGAATGTTCTGAAAACAATGTCAAAGTTATATGTTCGCTTGATCAACATAACGAGATTGTCACAATATAGAGCAGACGGTCACCAATCCATCTATAGCTATAAAATGGACTGCTTGCACTGGTGTCTACCTGGGGTCCCTGATGCTTGGAATCAACTCCTTTACCACCACCTTGTTTCATAG